A region of Paenibacillus sp. JNUCC-31 DNA encodes the following proteins:
- a CDS encoding GAP1-N2 domain-containing protein has product MMRSSITPPIEQQMYTRERRGVFRTTEGFDTVAASPGLDPSFIKKVLHPYCVYDAPAELTGRSEKDETKFPPSIHLLHLESGETILGQNVYQSADFTGLRSAFFAHNYVLSPERSEEQMKQGGWLDAVFATSYDIEQGTVLPALTELPLAAGVGQGSARGTSTGLGMGASLGGFSSDSPPSQILGALKMDEVVFKRLLYAVMQAVATRRKVYIALDVPAEEVTAGAKGLLRLLFTALPYAFRRQLGFMTFAKEPQAKKGIHVQFVERGTLRPKDRNTEKDFTFDLVSGRVTHADASVAKLPYTEFAWSLLHEPTAVGPFYDFADEMLSGMEPGRELSIEAYGELSMFYRLEQGREDLYVDNKNDVLSGLLTYLKPEGGAQQRSRLNELFLTLLSRELDSVKRENVPEESVAARIGEYFRVAAPVVQSRIVDYFIYGVNNARSQKRMRAVQELYGLLDRGSVLSRAFFDKVLANESLTKLLFEPYLDNQLKRTESAADVVEVIQSWVTSHPSAIHNSFLLERTSTELRERLCSAPNPVHSANEALKRVSVLDRVSATGSFDSGITARIGQSGAVTRANRKGGSESAFQQPAYQEELTRLADKLAYVINLFMIQDLDLERVNREQLLSIDILLHGNEVRDWAARQGADVSARTNLMLAARAWLSGEGREEEELEGLSLSERNELQRWTRRWLAEELRELPGTPAFEALPLAFYRGGSGSNRLDYPGLIEFIYTNSGRTEVLYQFMEWSGNQRLFIRGSNAHKSYADAIVTYFKAHDREAFKSKSTFKPYYARASKTMKPVYDRARTELSSPLIRMLTGKRKNLFLGSIIVILILGIAGGTYALMGGKAETPAASPPPSQEPVVPAEPEVQIAEQIAYLVPASEANDGTQIPAQLVIRYRNEADSNALQMDTLQWNLKDGTKQELHAEGEWESFNRNAEPDGEGAGAAGNNSEGTPEGSSAGSSTDGAEDTQQSGEAKQGGDSATNEDNVSDPAAGSTGMDAGTGTASDAIGEGSAQGAAGDLPSDSSPSSGADPSSAKNLTVAEADRLYPYGHQVELPDDIDLENIASVQSGTAVINLVPEPKL; this is encoded by the coding sequence ATGATGCGTTCTTCCATAACCCCGCCAATTGAACAACAGATGTACACCAGAGAGCGGCGCGGGGTGTTTCGCACAACGGAGGGATTCGATACGGTTGCCGCATCGCCGGGACTGGACCCTTCTTTTATCAAAAAAGTGCTTCATCCCTACTGCGTCTATGACGCACCAGCAGAGCTGACAGGCCGGAGTGAGAAGGATGAGACGAAGTTCCCGCCTTCCATTCATTTGCTGCATCTGGAGAGCGGAGAGACGATTCTTGGGCAAAATGTGTACCAGTCCGCTGATTTCACCGGGCTGCGCAGCGCTTTTTTTGCCCATAATTATGTCCTGTCTCCCGAACGCTCGGAAGAGCAGATGAAGCAAGGCGGCTGGCTGGATGCTGTGTTCGCCACGTCCTATGACATCGAACAAGGCACAGTGCTGCCTGCACTTACGGAATTGCCACTTGCGGCTGGTGTTGGACAAGGATCGGCCAGAGGTACAAGCACGGGACTCGGAATGGGGGCAAGCCTAGGTGGGTTCAGTTCAGATTCTCCACCAAGTCAGATCCTCGGTGCTCTGAAAATGGACGAAGTGGTGTTCAAGCGCCTGCTCTACGCTGTTATGCAAGCTGTAGCGACACGTCGGAAGGTATATATTGCACTGGATGTGCCCGCTGAGGAAGTTACAGCCGGAGCCAAGGGACTGCTGCGTTTGCTATTTACGGCGCTGCCTTACGCATTCCGGCGGCAGCTGGGCTTTATGACGTTTGCCAAGGAGCCGCAGGCCAAGAAGGGCATTCATGTCCAGTTTGTGGAGCGTGGCACACTGCGTCCAAAAGACAGGAACACGGAGAAGGATTTCACCTTTGATCTGGTATCCGGGAGAGTTACCCATGCTGATGCATCTGTGGCGAAGCTTCCCTACACGGAATTCGCCTGGTCACTGCTGCACGAGCCGACAGCTGTGGGTCCTTTTTATGATTTTGCCGATGAGATGCTGTCTGGCATGGAACCTGGACGGGAGCTCTCCATTGAAGCATACGGAGAACTCTCCATGTTCTATCGTCTGGAGCAGGGCAGGGAAGATCTGTATGTGGATAACAAAAACGATGTCCTGAGTGGCTTGCTCACCTACTTGAAACCGGAAGGCGGGGCACAGCAACGTTCACGTTTGAACGAACTGTTTCTGACGCTGCTCAGTCGTGAGCTGGACAGCGTCAAAAGGGAGAATGTGCCTGAAGAATCGGTTGCTGCACGCATCGGGGAGTATTTCCGGGTCGCTGCGCCAGTCGTACAGTCCCGGATCGTGGATTACTTCATCTACGGCGTTAATAACGCCCGTTCACAGAAACGTATGCGTGCTGTGCAGGAACTGTATGGTTTGCTGGATCGGGGCAGCGTGTTAAGTCGCGCTTTCTTCGACAAAGTGCTGGCGAACGAATCACTGACCAAGCTGTTGTTCGAGCCTTATCTGGATAATCAGCTGAAACGCACGGAGTCGGCTGCCGACGTCGTGGAAGTGATTCAGAGTTGGGTCACCTCCCATCCGTCTGCCATCCACAACAGCTTCCTGCTGGAACGAACGTCAACCGAGCTGCGGGAACGATTATGTTCTGCTCCTAACCCGGTTCATTCTGCCAATGAAGCACTTAAACGGGTTAGTGTACTGGACCGAGTATCAGCCACAGGTTCCTTCGATTCAGGCATTACTGCCCGGATCGGACAGTCTGGAGCTGTAACTCGGGCTAACCGGAAAGGTGGGTCTGAGTCTGCCTTCCAGCAACCTGCATATCAGGAGGAGTTAACCCGGCTTGCAGATAAGCTGGCTTACGTCATCAACTTGTTTATGATCCAGGATCTCGATCTGGAGCGGGTTAATCGTGAACAGCTGTTAAGCATAGATATTTTGCTGCATGGTAACGAGGTGAGGGATTGGGCTGCACGTCAGGGAGCGGATGTGTCTGCCCGTACAAACCTGATGCTGGCGGCGAGAGCATGGCTCAGTGGCGAGGGGCGTGAAGAAGAGGAGCTGGAAGGACTCTCGCTGTCCGAGCGTAATGAGCTCCAGCGCTGGACGCGTCGCTGGCTTGCCGAAGAGCTGCGTGAGCTTCCGGGTACGCCTGCCTTTGAAGCGCTGCCGTTGGCTTTTTATCGGGGTGGGAGTGGCAGCAACAGGCTCGATTATCCAGGCCTTATTGAATTTATCTACACTAATTCAGGACGAACAGAAGTGTTGTATCAATTTATGGAGTGGTCGGGAAATCAACGATTGTTTATTCGCGGCTCCAACGCACATAAGAGTTACGCTGATGCAATCGTTACCTATTTCAAGGCCCATGATCGCGAAGCCTTTAAGTCAAAGTCAACATTCAAGCCCTATTATGCCAGAGCAAGCAAGACAATGAAGCCAGTCTACGACCGCGCCAGAACCGAGTTGTCTTCTCCGCTGATTCGCATGCTGACAGGTAAAAGGAAAAACCTTTTTCTAGGATCGATCATTGTCATCCTGATCCTGGGTATTGCTGGAGGCACGTATGCTTTGATGGGAGGGAAAGCGGAGACGCCAGCGGCATCACCTCCACCGTCACAGGAGCCCGTTGTTCCCGCTGAACCTGAGGTACAGATCGCTGAACAGATCGCCTATCTCGTTCCGGCTTCCGAAGCGAATGACGGTACACAGATTCCTGCCCAGTTGGTGATCCGTTACAGAAATGAAGCGGACAGCAACGCCTTGCAAATGGACACTCTCCAATGGAACTTGAAGGATGGTACCAAACAGGAACTCCATGCAGAGGGTGAATGGGAGAGTTTTAACCGAAATGCGGAGCCGGATGGGGAAGGTGCAGGTGCAGCTGGAAACAACTCAGAGGGCACGCCTGAAGGAAGCTCCGCTGGTTCTTCTACTGATGGTGCAGAAGATACTCAGCAGAGTGGAGAAGCTAAGCAGGGGGGAGATTCAGCCACGAACGAGGACAACGTTTCAGATCCGGCAGCAGGCAGCACGGGGATGGATGCAGGGACTGGCACAGCCTCCGACGCTATAGGTGAGGGCTCTGCACAAGGAGCAGCAGGCGATCTGCCTTCTGATTCCTCTCCGTCTTCGGGGGCAGATCCATCTTCAGCGAAAAATCTGACTGTTGCCGAAGCAGACCGTTTATATCCCTATGGGCACCAAGTGGAGCTTCCGGACGATATCGATCTGGAGAACATCGCGAGTGTTCAGAGTGGAACGGCCGTGATCAATCTAGTCCCGGAACCGAAGCTGTAA
- a CDS encoding TRAFAC clade GTPase domain-containing protein, translated as MSFFSRFLKRQQPEERPLFYDIVCPYCFSKFSPEEVVFRAAHHRDDDEDYALGEDAKLNRYRERFGLDTVFDMEAVLAPHDVPEEHRIYSDNIVMGLNDRYGVVTRRRLCPQCHNELPVTAGKAPSNIISIIGASQVGKSVYMTSLIHTLQHYTADHFDAACMPLNAEISRRFRADYEEPLFERGDLLDSTQKEKLQEPFIFQFVFKDEDKAPLTLVFFDVAGEGMVEQDYLGLHGQHIKNSAGILFMVDPLQIRSIRDKIRINLGNEPGEWTPRYDEPRDVVLTMFGDFIAYQDKAKTNIPTAVVLTKSDMLHSLKDEEGDYIKSNSNVFRNMVHRDWFDLTEFENIDGEIRRFIEKVDRPFKGTMDVYFKDTAYFAVSALGSNPVDMKLQGVVSPIRVDEPFLWLLYKLKYIEGRVG; from the coding sequence ATGAGTTTCTTTAGTCGATTTTTGAAAAGACAGCAGCCGGAGGAACGTCCGCTGTTTTACGATATTGTATGTCCGTATTGCTTCAGCAAGTTTTCACCGGAGGAGGTTGTATTCCGGGCTGCCCATCATCGCGACGACGATGAGGACTACGCTCTTGGGGAAGATGCGAAGTTGAATCGGTATCGCGAACGGTTTGGACTGGATACGGTGTTTGATATGGAGGCCGTGCTGGCCCCGCATGATGTACCTGAGGAACATCGCATCTATTCGGATAACATTGTGATGGGACTGAACGATCGTTATGGTGTCGTCACACGGCGTCGGCTGTGTCCACAGTGCCATAACGAGCTGCCTGTCACGGCAGGCAAGGCTCCCAGCAATATCATTTCCATTATCGGGGCATCCCAGGTGGGTAAATCCGTCTATATGACTTCATTAATTCATACATTGCAGCATTACACAGCCGATCACTTTGATGCGGCCTGCATGCCGCTGAATGCAGAGATTAGTCGCCGGTTCCGTGCCGATTACGAAGAGCCACTATTCGAGCGGGGCGATCTGTTGGATTCAACGCAGAAAGAGAAGCTGCAAGAGCCTTTTATTTTTCAATTTGTATTCAAGGATGAAGATAAAGCCCCGCTGACACTGGTGTTTTTTGACGTCGCTGGTGAAGGTATGGTGGAGCAGGACTATCTGGGACTTCACGGGCAGCATATCAAGAACTCGGCAGGCATTCTGTTCATGGTGGACCCGCTCCAGATTCGTTCCATCCGGGACAAAATCCGCATTAACCTCGGCAATGAGCCAGGCGAGTGGACGCCAAGATACGATGAGCCGCGTGATGTGGTGCTGACGATGTTTGGTGACTTTATTGCGTACCAGGACAAAGCCAAGACGAATATTCCAACAGCCGTCGTGCTCACCAAAAGCGACATGCTGCATTCCCTCAAGGATGAAGAGGGCGATTACATCAAATCCAACAGCAATGTGTTCCGCAACATGGTACACCGCGACTGGTTCGACCTGACCGAATTCGAGAATATCGACGGGGAGATCCGGCGTTTTATCGAGAAGGTGGACCGTCCGTTCAAAGGCACGATGGATGTGTATTTTAAGGATACGGCTTACTTTGCAGTATCTGCGCTGGGTAGCAATCCGGTAGATATGAAGCTGCAAGGCGTGGTCAGTCCAATCCGTGTCGATGAGCCATTCCTCTGGCTGCTGTACAAGCTGAAGTACATTGAGGGGAGAGTGGGATGA
- a CDS encoding beta-mannanase, with product MRFTDGDPSAPLIRKLTLAVDESRSTLRWLWPESLEAVYVERLELDLMGDDRTGEQTAQGKLKLYTKEEYKASNGYTDRITGFGAIRYTVYACQMEEDGPVLLRQRDGDNTVIASVGKADIRFSIRYKSGFFQKRKSVLMTVTAEAPVPKEALCYVRKQGGVPLNKEDGTVYPFVSDFAPGRNEMPPVEVAKDDYVRLFFTDGPKYGAAYRLISD from the coding sequence ATGAGGTTTACGGATGGAGATCCTTCAGCGCCCCTGATTCGCAAACTAACGCTTGCAGTGGACGAGAGCCGATCTACACTTCGCTGGCTCTGGCCAGAAAGCCTGGAAGCTGTATATGTTGAACGGCTGGAGCTCGACCTGATGGGCGATGATCGCACCGGGGAACAGACTGCACAGGGCAAGCTGAAGCTATACACGAAAGAAGAATATAAGGCGAGCAATGGATATACGGACCGGATCACGGGTTTTGGTGCCATCCGGTACACGGTGTATGCGTGTCAGATGGAGGAAGACGGGCCGGTTCTGCTCCGCCAGCGGGATGGGGACAACACGGTGATTGCCAGTGTAGGCAAAGCGGATATTCGCTTCTCCATCCGGTACAAGAGCGGTTTTTTTCAGAAACGGAAAAGTGTACTGATGACCGTCACCGCCGAAGCACCTGTTCCGAAGGAAGCGCTCTGTTATGTCCGCAAGCAAGGCGGAGTTCCGTTGAACAAGGAAGATGGCACGGTGTACCCTTTTGTGAGTGATTTTGCTCCCGGAAGAAATGAGATGCCGCCCGTAGAAGTAGCCAAGGACGATTATGTAAGGCTGTTCTTCACGGACGGACCGAAATATGGAGCTGCCTATCGGCTTATATCAGACTAG